The Chamaesiphon minutus PCC 6605 DNA window CGACATTTTTCCCAGTTCTGCCAAGCGAGCGGCTGCGCCAACGGCTGTAGTTTGCACTAAGCTATAAAGAGATAGATCGAGCCGCATCTGGGAAATCCCGCCGAAGCACATCGCTACCGCATATGACCTTTAGTACCGAATTTGAACTCCTCTTACGGGCGCGATATCCCCTAATCTATATTCCTACCACCGAAGAAGAACGGGTGGAAAGTGCGATCGCCAAAGTTGCCCAGCAGCAAGGCAATCGCCCGATTTATATCTGGGATTTTGTGGATGGCTATCAGGGCAATCCTAATGATAAAGGCTATGGTAAACGGAACCCATTGCAGGCGTTAGAATTTATCGACAATCTTAGTGCGGATGTGTCTGGGATCTTTATCCTCCGAGATTATCACCGCTTTCTTGAAGATATATCTGTCGCCAGAAAGCTGCGGAATCTCTCGCGTAAGCTCAAATCTGAGCCGAAAAATATTGTCTTCCTCTCGCCCCAGATTACTATTCCTAGCGATTTGAGCGAAGCTGTAGTTATCTTAGAATTTCCGCTCCCAACAGCTAGCGAAATCAAAGTCGAGATCGAGCGATTGACGAATGCGACGGGAAATCACCTCAGCAGCCAACAACTAGACGATCTGATCCGTGCTTGTCAGGGATTGTCGGTAGACAGAATTCGACGGGTGTTGGCGCGCGCGATTGCCACTCACGGCCAAATTCGTCCCGATGATGTCGAATTAGTCTTGGCTGAAAAACGTCAAACAATCCGCCAGACTCAAATCTTAGATTTCTATCCCGCTAAAGAACAGATTACCGATATTGGCGGATTGGATAACCTCAAAGACTGGTTGCTGCGCCGTGGCGGCTCCTTCTCCGATCGAGCGCGGCAATATGGTCTGCCGTACCCTAGAGGGCTACTCCTGGTCGGAATTCAGGGCACTGGTAAGTCGCTGACGGCTAAAGCTATTTCCCATCACTGGTATTTACCTTTATTACGGCTGGATGTCGGGCGATTATTCGGAGGATTGGTAGGTGAATCGGAGTCGCGAACTAGACAAATGATTCAACTTGCCGAAGCTCTTTCTCCTTGCGTATTGTGGATCGATGAAATCGATAAAGCTTTTGCGGGTGTAGATGGCAAAGGTGACGCGGGGACGTCGAGCCGAGTATTTGGTACCTTCATTACCTGGCTGACTGAAAAAACCTCGCCCGTATTTGTTGTAGCGACGGCTAATAATATCGACTCACTCCCTGCTGAAATGCTGCGCAAGGGAAGATTCGATGAAATTTTCTTCGTCGGTTTACCCACTAGAGCGGAACGTCGGGCGATTTTTAACGTCCATCTAACTAAACTTCGCCCCCATAATCTGGCACAATATGACATCGATCGATTGGCGTATGAAACACCCGATTTTTCAGGTGCCGAAATCGAACAAACCCTAATCGAAGCCATGCATATCGGCTTTAGTCAAAACCGCGATTTCACCACTGATGATATTCTAGAATCAGCCAGTCAAATGATCCCCCTCGCCGTCACCGCCCAAGCCCAAATCCAATTTCTCCAAGACTGGGCAAACTCCGGCAAAGCAAGATTAGCTTCTAGGCAAGGTAGCTTGGGCAAGGTAGTGGAAGGTAGGGATTAGGCTTTAGGCTTTAGGCTTTAGGCTTTAGGTTTTAGGTTTTAGGCTTTAGGTTTTAGGCTTTAGGCTTTAGGCTTTAGGTAGAGGATAGTGAATAGTTATTTTGAACTCAGGTTTCCCCTCTCACCCAGTCTCCTCGCCCCCTACTCCCCCACTCCCCCACTCTCCCACTCCCCTACTCCCCCACTCCCTAACATGAATCCTGCACTAAAATCTCTGCAACTATTCATTGGTATTCTGGCTGGATTACTAGCAACGATTGGGGTTGTGGGTGCAGCGGGCTATTACTTCTTTGTGACTCAGATGAGTATGCGTCCGCCGAAACCCATGTTTGCAGAAGAACGCGATGGGGGTAAATCGATAGCTAAAGCCAAAGCTAAGCCCAAAGCGGCTGTAGCTACTAAGCCAAATCCAGCCAAAGATCCCAAGGCACCAGAACAGCTCCCACCGGAAGCCTACGATGCTAAAGTGGTCTGGAAAGATGGGTTATCGCTGAAGAAAGAACCCATCCCTGGTGCTGAAAAAGTTGGGAGTGTAGCATTTAATGCCAAAGTGGCGATCGTCAAAACTAGCGATGATAAGCAGTGGGTATTGATTCGATCGCAAGCAGATAATGCCGAAGGCTGGGTAAAAGCTGGTAATATCGATAAAGCAGCAGCGGCAGCGAACGAAGTTCAAACACAGGCTCCCAAACCAGTCCAGCCTAGAGTCAGAGCTAGAAGAGTGAGAATAAGACCGCAGGTTGAGAATCGAAATAATTAAATTAACTCACATCTTGCACTAGTCCAAATATACTAGTGTCAAGTGTAGATCCAGGGTACCCACAAGCGACGCATCGAACGGGAGGTTCCCTCCCGTTTGTGTGCGTCAGCGGCTCGCATAATCCGGGAGGTTTCCTCCCGGATTATGCGAGACAAGACAAGACAGGGGCACCCCTACGCAATTAATCTGTAGGGGTGCCCCTTGTGGGTACCCGACTATCTCTACTAAGCACTAGTCTTTCCGTATTGGTGCAAGATGTGAGTTAGTGAACTTTGGCTATGAGCAAGGAATTCATTTGCGGGCGGTTAAAGACTAAGCCCCATGGTTAGCGATTCAAACTCCTGCACTGTGTCGATCGCCAGTATCAGTTTTGGTTTGCATGTAATATATTTGACGATCGAGATTCGGTAATTCTAAGTGGGTACCCTAAATCTGGTAGTTATCTATTCAGATCCTATGGGAATTCTTATCTTTATCATCGTATTAGGAGCAACGATCGCGTATATTAGCGTCGATGGTTACAATCGACTTGTCGCGCAACGCAATCGCTACAAAAATGCCTACGCCCAAATCGATGTCCAATTGCAACGTCGTTACGATCTGATTCCCAATCTGGTAAATACTGCCAGAGGGTACCTCACTCACGAGCGAGAGACTCTAGAAGCGGTAATTTCGTGCCGAAATATCGCCATTACTGCCAGTAATAGAGCTGCTAGCGATCCTGGTGCTCCTAGAGCAATGGAAAATCTCTCTCAGGCGGAAGGCGAACTGACAGGTGCTTTAGGGCGATTGTTTGCAGTCAGTGAGTCTTATCCCAATCTCAAAGCTGACGGTACGATGATGCAGCTCATGGAAGAACTCACATCTACCGAAAATCGGGTAGGCTTTGCCCGTCAAGCTTTTAATGATGCCGTGACGCTCTACAACACCACTAGAGAAGCTTTCCCCAGCAATCTCATTGCAAACCAGTTTGGATTCAGTTCGGCAGAACTCTTGCGCGAAGTTGCAGTCGAACACGAAGTGCGAGTGGCTCCGCAGGTGTCGTTTTAGGGGAGAGGGAGAGAGGGGGGACGAGGAGACGGGGAGACTGGGAGACACTGATATCAACTATCAACTATCAACTATTCACTATCATCCCTATCCACGGCATTAAAGAAAACAATTGACATAAGTGGCTGGATATGAGTTTTTTTGAGCAACAGGATCGATCGAGACGTGCAACGCGGACTTTGGTGGGGATATTTGTAGCAGCAGTCATGTTTACAGGTATCTGTATTTACTTTGCAGCGATGCTGTCGATTAATACAACTTCCTTAAAATGGGCGGTGTTTGGCGATCGATTGAGTTGTCAGCCGATCGTACCGACAAGCTTAACAACCAGCCCACGCGCGATCTCAGCTCAAGTCACGATTCCATTTTTACCCCCAGCACCCGATTCTCTTGCACAGAGGCTACGCCAACGAGATTACCAAGTAGGTAGATTTAGCGGTTTTTCGCGGGCTGGAAATGCTGCTCGGCGCAGTTTTAGCGGGACATCTCGCCCTAACTATAGCTCCAATCGCAACATTTATTACAACTCAACCACTCGCTCTGGCTCGCCCATGCCCAATTGTCGTCAGCCAGCTATTTGGTGGGATGGGCGGGTATTGTGCTGGACTTTGCTAGGAACGGCGATGCTAATGGGAATACCAGCATGGTGGAAGATCCAACAGTTGCGGGCTGGTGGGGCGGTAATTGCCGCTGAGTTGGGCGGGCGCAGGATCTGTGCCGAACAGGCGACACCAGCCGAGCGACAGTTACTAAATATTGTCGAAGAAATGGCGATCGCGGCGACAATTGCCGTCCCGCCAGTCTATCTTTTAGATAATGAAGCGGGGATTAATGCTTTTGCTGCGGGGTTTACGGTTAATGATGCGGTAATTGGCGTCACTCAGGGCAGTTTGGAGCAATTGACTCGCGATGAATTGCAAGGGGTCATCGCTCACGAGTTCAGTCATATTCTCAATGGGGATATGGCGATGAATATCCGGCTGATGGGGGTGTTGCATGGGATCTTGTGCTTGCATTTGACAGGGCGATTGCTGAGTTATACAACTTGGAGTCGCGACAATCCGCTGTGGATATTTGGACTGTTGCTCAGAGCGATCGGGTTTTCGGGGTTTATCTCTGGAAGATTGATACAGAGTGCGATTTCCAGACAGCGGGAATTGTTAGCAGATGCCTCGGCGGTACAATTTACCCGCAATGCCGATGGCATTGGCAGTGCTCTAGCCAAAGTTGGCGGTATGGGTTCTCAGATCGACTCACCCTACGCCGAAACTACCAGTCACATGTTTTTTAGTTCGGCACTCAACTTTAGTTGGTTGGAGGGATTATTTGCCACCCATCCACCCCTCGCCCTGCGCCTGCAAATTATTCACGGTACGGGTCAGAGATTAGGGAATAGAATTGTGATTAATGGCCAAACCGTACCAACTTTTAATCCGATCGTCAGTACCCCCGCCGTAGCTGGTTTTGCCAGCACGGGAGCCGAAAATCTCTATGAGTATGAATCCCAAACAACAGCCGAGTCTGCTCCTGTGGGCGAGTATGGGACACTGGCTTATATCTACGCCTTACTTTTAGATTCACAACGATCGATCGAGCAATTAGCATATCTCGCTCAACTCGAAGAACCCGCAGTTATCGAACAAATCGAGAACCTACGTGAGACTGTCGCAAATATTCCGCAGCACCAACGCCTATCTACACTCGATCGACAGGTTACCAAACTGCGTGACACCCCACACGTTCCTCGCTTGCTCAAGTGTGCCTATGGGATGGTAAATATCCTCCCCGCCGAAAATTGGCACACCGCGATCGTCTATCTAATTCTCGCCCACCGACTCGCACCCACCACCGGACTGCACCCAGAACTATATCACTCGATCGAAGACGTCTGGGCTGAAATAGTCAATATTTTAGGCACCCTCGCCCGCTTGAGTAGCGATCGACCCCAAGATATCGATTACCGCTTTGAAGCCAGCTTACTCCGCCTGCCATCTAGCCACCACACCAAGGTAGAATTGCCCCCAGAACTCACTTGGCGCGAATTTCAGACCGATTTGTCAAAAATAGCCACCGCCACCACCAAGGTCAAACAAACCCTGATCGCGGCATGTCTAGAAATCCTCACCAACCAACGGCAGATTCTCCCAACAGCTAACGATCTGACGCGATCGATCGCCATTTTATTAGATTGCCCGATTCCACCACTTTTGGACAGAGCGGCTGTGAGGATTGGGGGGTAGAGGGTAGAGGGTAGAGGATAGTGGATAGTGGATAGTGGATAGTGGATAGTGAACGCTTATATCTCCCGCTCTCCCCCTCTCCACGTCCCCCAGTCCCTAACCTTTGAGCTAAAATTAAACCAACAGACCTACTAGCCCGATCGATCTTATGCTTTTGAACGAACTGACACCTATTATCAAAGAATTGGTCGCCGAACCAGTCGCTTTTTGCAGTGGTTTCATCTCTGGGGCACTGCGGCTCAATCTGACTGACGATCCCGTCAAAACATGGCTCGAAAAGCAAGCAGGATTTACACCGACAAATACCCAAACTGGGAGTAGCGTTCGCCGCTCTGGGCCACAATCGATCGACATTGACTAGAGTCTTGATAAGTAACTTTACTCATTTAGCTTTACCGCCGTTGTTGGGGATCGCCAAATATTAGGAAAACTTACCCAACTTGTAATGTAGATAACTCATAAAAATTGAGTAAATCGGGTATGATAAAATTATTAATTACTAGTTCAGTTCTACAGTAGGTAATTTTCGAGATTAGATAGCTACCTATCCAAGTTAGTCGATCCCAAATCATCGATCTACCCTCAGTAATCTATCAGACTTAGTTCCGTCGCCTTGTTGCTAACGTTCGACTAAAGTTCTGCTAACTGCACAGTATAGTTTCTCGTCCAGCTTTACAGTTTCTCACATGACCATTTATATCGGAAACCTTTCCTACCAAGCCACCGAAGAAGACTTAAAAACAGTTTTTGAGGATTATGGCACAGTCAAACGAGTTGTACTCCCCACAGATCGTGAGACTGGCAGAATGCGCGGCTTTGCCTTTGTTGAGATGTCCGACGACGCCAACGAAGATAACGCAATTACCAATCTCGATGGTGCAGAATGGATGGGTCGTTCTCTCAAAGTTAACAAGGCACGTCCTCGCGAAGAAGGTGGCGGTCGCGGCGGTGATTTCCGCAAGCCTAGCTACTAAAATCTCCTATTACCCAATCGCGGTAAAGACGGCGATCGACATCTGCGTCGATCGCCGTCATAAACCTAGTTGTGGCAATTTGTCAGCAAGATAGGAAGGGTGAAGGTTACTGCTACCTTCACCCTTTTGTTATCAGGATTTACAGGATTTGCGGCTCGCGCTCTGGATGAAACCTCCAGATTGAGCGAGACAAGACAGAGGATTTGCAGGATTAGGTTATCGGTGCTATTGCCGATCCCCTATTACCTATCCCATACATTACTATCGCTTTGGCAATTGTTGTTTGCAAGCAGCGAGGATGCGGCGATCGTTATTACTAATTTGGCGTAGTTGCTCATAGGCAGGCTTACCAAGGATTGGCTTTGTACTAGCATTCAAACCATGATGGCGATCGAGCGCGAGGGTAAAATTAGAACGTTGACTATTGAAGGGATCGATGAGTGTCCCATACAGGCGGGAGCCTTTAAATTGCCCGTAAAAGCAACTAAACTCCGATCGAGGTAGATAAAAAGCACCGATCGTTTTTTTGCCGAACGTTTCAAAAATAATATATTCTTTACCTACCACATTAGGTTGGAGGGATTCACCATACAGGTAGATGCCATTGGCAGTGGGATTGGAAATCGAACGAGCGAGCGGCTGAGACAGTACTTGCAGTGTAGTAAAACTAGCAACTACAGTTAATGCCGCGATCGTCAGTGTTGCCAACCAGCTTGTTTTGGCTGCGGCAAAGCGATCGCAATCGCGTGAGAGCGAGCGTAAACACCAACCCTTTCGCGAACGGCAATCGATCGTCATATCACAGAGTATAATCAGAAATGACACGGTGTTTTAAGCTAGTTTTTGGCTGTCGATGGCGATCGAATATTTTCTAGTTAATCGCTCGACTCACATCTAATTAAATAGTTCAAAAATCGCTAATAAATAGATGACACTTTGTCTGAAATACATCATTCATTATGGCTCTAATACTATTATCTAATATTTATTGAGGGCTGTAACTGCCAACCGATAGATTTAGCTAATACCGATCGAGATATTAGCTAAATCTATCGAATTTTTCAATAATTAATTACAATAATGCAGACATAAAAAGATGGGGTAGAGCGCAAAGCTCTACCCCACTATTAGCCATCGGCTGTGGTTAACTGGCTACATAGTCGCGGAAACTGCTATGACGGCGGCGGAAATGAGAGAGAGCTTGATGCTCCAATTGCCGTACCCGTTCGCGGCTGAGATTGAGGATTTCCCCTACCTTAGCGAGCGATAGTTCCGTACCACCTTCTAAACCAAAGCGGAGATTGATGACTTCTCGTTGTTGGCGGGTGAGTTCGTCGAGAGTGGATTGGAGTTCTTGACGCAGGGATTGTTGGACGGTGTATTTCTCGGGCGAGATCCCGCCATCTTCGAGTAGCTCCGAGAGTTCGGTATCCTGACGATCTCCAACTTTCGCATCGAGCGAGATTGGTTGGCGAGAGAGCGTCAAATAATCGCGAATCTGTGCGGGTTCGAGTTCTAGCGCGACGGCAATTTCTGCTGATGTCGCGCTGCGTCCGAGTTGTTGGGACAACTCGCGTTGGGTTTTTTTGATTTTGTTGAGTTTTTCGGTAATATGAATGGGTAAGCGGATCGATCGACCTTGTTGGGCGATCGCGCGGGTAATCGCTTGGCGAATCCACCAGTAGGCATAAGTTGAGAACTTATAACCTCGGCTGGGATCGAATTTCTCGACACCGCGCTCCAATCCGAGCGAACCTTCTTGAATCAGATCGAGAAATTCGAGGTTGCGCTTTTGGTATTTTTTGGCGATCGCAACTACCAGTCGCAGGTTGGCTTCGATCATTTTTTGCTTGGCTTGACGACCTTGGCGTAATACTCGATCGAGTTCCGCTTCTGAGATCGTGGCTGCTTGCGCCCATTCAGTTTTGGTCGGCGGACGATTGAGGGTCTGCTCTAAGCTTTCCTCGATGCCTTTTAAGAGCATCATTTGTTGCACTTGCTTACCATAGCAAAGCTCTTGCTCGTGGCTGAGCAGAGGAACGCGACCGATTTCGTGAAGATAGGTGCGTACCATATCCCCTGTAGATCTTGGTTGAGCGACCGTTCGAGTTTTTACACTAGGCATGAGTTTCTATTTAACTCCTTTTACAAGTGGCTGACGAAACTTTTCCCACACTACGCTAGTTAATCTACACTTCCCGATTCGCACTTTCCGCAAAAGCTGCAAAAAAGATCGTAAAGAATAGAAATCATGCGCATCGATCTGGCTGTGGTTTGCGATGAAGTTTAAGCTGGGATTGGCCTTGAGGCTGTTAATTATCTAGACGTAAATTAGTAGATTAAAGTTCTCCAGTATCTAAAAACATAGCAGTTTTTCCGTTCTGGAAAACTTAATTAATCATTAAATTAGGCTCGATCGCTTTAGGCTCGATCGCTTTAGGTTTTAGGTTGGAGGAGAGAGGGAAGCGAGGAGATAGAATAGTGTTTGGAAATTTTTTAGAGTCAATCCCGATCTCTATTTTGTAGATTTTCAGGAAGTATAGCAAGCAAAATCCAAAGCACTTTCCCCCTTCAATAAAGCTCGAATAGCTCAACGTTGAAACCACAAAAAGCCTGTCTGCATTAAACCGACGAGAAAACCTAAGACGCCACCGAGATTGACAATGCCTTGGAGTTCGCTTTTGACGATGCCTTGAATGCCTGCTTCTAACTCGGCGGGGGAAGTTGCTTTGACGCGATCGATTATCACTTGGTCGATATTCAGGATCGGAATAACTTGGGTGATGATTTGTTCGAGATCGCGTTCGAGATAGCGATCGATAATGATGGCAAGTTCGGCACTGACGACATCTAAAGATGATGTCAAAATCGTGGAGTTACGCAACCGACCGATGACCACATTGGCAATGCCGTCCCAATCGACAGAATCTGTCAAGCCTTGGATCAGTTCGACACCTTTGGTTTGCATGTAGCTGCGGACATTGGTGCTAATCGTTTTGCGGAGTTCTTTGACGGTAGAGACGGGTAAATTTTGGAGCGAAAGATCGCGTAATAATTCCTGAACGCGATTGCGGATATTGAGCGCGACAATGAGTTGAGAAATAATCTGGTTGGCTTTTTCGCGATCGTCTAAACAGAATGTCCGAAACCGATTGAGGGCATTTTTGACGCCAAAAAGATTGGCAACTACCCAATAAGTACCGCTACTTTTTTCGCGCAAGCCTTCATCGATGACTTGAATATTGCGATCGGTCAAAAAATCGATCAGGGCAACCCGCAATACTTCTGGCGGTAAAATAACATTAATTAACCAGTCGGCTAGTTGTGCGGCTTGTCCGTCGGTTAGCTCGAATTCGAGGATCAAGCGATCGAAAATCTGGTTGATTTGTGGCTCTAAAAAGTCGGGTTTGCGCGCTAGCACTCGCAGCCAGCGCGGAAAGGATTCGCCGAGTAAATCTTTGAGAATATTGGCGAGCAATTTAACGGTTTTTTGCTCTTTGTCGGCTTGAATCTGTTCTAGCGATAATTGCAGTAGCCAGGTAATTGCGGCTTGTACCCGCTCTACCTCTAGCAATCGCTTGGCGATCTTTTGCAGTTCTACTGGGGTGAGCAACGAACCCATAATCGTATCAGAAATCCGCGTCGCCAGTCGCTCCTGATTGCTGGGGATCAATCCAGGGGTAAACGGAAGTTGATATTTACCAATGTATTTGGCTGTATAGGGCCGAAAT harbors:
- a CDS encoding AAA family ATPase, which codes for MTFSTEFELLLRARYPLIYIPTTEEERVESAIAKVAQQQGNRPIYIWDFVDGYQGNPNDKGYGKRNPLQALEFIDNLSADVSGIFILRDYHRFLEDISVARKLRNLSRKLKSEPKNIVFLSPQITIPSDLSEAVVILEFPLPTASEIKVEIERLTNATGNHLSSQQLDDLIRACQGLSVDRIRRVLARAIATHGQIRPDDVELVLAEKRQTIRQTQILDFYPAKEQITDIGGLDNLKDWLLRRGGSFSDRARQYGLPYPRGLLLVGIQGTGKSLTAKAISHHWYLPLLRLDVGRLFGGLVGESESRTRQMIQLAEALSPCVLWIDEIDKAFAGVDGKGDAGTSSRVFGTFITWLTEKTSPVFVVATANNIDSLPAEMLRKGRFDEIFFVGLPTRAERRAIFNVHLTKLRPHNLAQYDIDRLAYETPDFSGAEIEQTLIEAMHIGFSQNRDFTTDDILESASQMIPLAVTAQAQIQFLQDWANSGKARLASRQGSLGKVVEGRD
- a CDS encoding SH3 domain-containing protein; translation: MNPALKSLQLFIGILAGLLATIGVVGAAGYYFFVTQMSMRPPKPMFAEERDGGKSIAKAKAKPKAAVATKPNPAKDPKAPEQLPPEAYDAKVVWKDGLSLKKEPIPGAEKVGSVAFNAKVAIVKTSDDKQWVLIRSQADNAEGWVKAGNIDKAAAAANEVQTQAPKPVQPRVRARRVRIRPQVENRNN
- a CDS encoding LemA family protein, producing the protein MGILIFIIVLGATIAYISVDGYNRLVAQRNRYKNAYAQIDVQLQRRYDLIPNLVNTARGYLTHERETLEAVISCRNIAITASNRAASDPGAPRAMENLSQAEGELTGALGRLFAVSESYPNLKADGTMMQLMEELTSTENRVGFARQAFNDAVTLYNTTREAFPSNLIANQFGFSSAELLREVAVEHEVRVAPQVSF
- a CDS encoding M48 family metallopeptidase — protein: MSFFEQQDRSRRATRTLVGIFVAAVMFTGICIYFAAMLSINTTSLKWAVFGDRLSCQPIVPTSLTTSPRAISAQVTIPFLPPAPDSLAQRLRQRDYQVGRFSGFSRAGNAARRSFSGTSRPNYSSNRNIYYNSTTRSGSPMPNCRQPAIWWDGRVLCWTLLGTAMLMGIPAWWKIQQLRAGGAVIAAELGGRRICAEQATPAERQLLNIVEEMAIAATIAVPPVYLLDNEAGINAFAAGFTVNDAVIGVTQGSLEQLTRDELQGVIAHEFSHILNGDMAMNIRLMGVLHGILCLHLTGRLLSYTTWSRDNPLWIFGLLLRAIGFSGFISGRLIQSAISRQRELLADASAVQFTRNADGIGSALAKVGGMGSQIDSPYAETTSHMFFSSALNFSWLEGLFATHPPLALRLQIIHGTGQRLGNRIVINGQTVPTFNPIVSTPAVAGFASTGAENLYEYESQTTAESAPVGEYGTLAYIYALLLDSQRSIEQLAYLAQLEEPAVIEQIENLRETVANIPQHQRLSTLDRQVTKLRDTPHVPRLLKCAYGMVNILPAENWHTAIVYLILAHRLAPTTGLHPELYHSIEDVWAEIVNILGTLARLSSDRPQDIDYRFEASLLRLPSSHHTKVELPPELTWREFQTDLSKIATATTKVKQTLIAACLEILTNQRQILPTANDLTRSIAILLDCPIPPLLDRAAVRIGG
- a CDS encoding RNA recognition motif domain-containing protein, producing the protein MTIYIGNLSYQATEEDLKTVFEDYGTVKRVVLPTDRETGRMRGFAFVEMSDDANEDNAITNLDGAEWMGRSLKVNKARPREEGGGRGGDFRKPSY
- a CDS encoding RNA polymerase sigma factor, RpoD/SigA family, which translates into the protein MPSVKTRTVAQPRSTGDMVRTYLHEIGRVPLLSHEQELCYGKQVQQMMLLKGIEESLEQTLNRPPTKTEWAQAATISEAELDRVLRQGRQAKQKMIEANLRLVVAIAKKYQKRNLEFLDLIQEGSLGLERGVEKFDPSRGYKFSTYAYWWIRQAITRAIAQQGRSIRLPIHITEKLNKIKKTQRELSQQLGRSATSAEIAVALELEPAQIRDYLTLSRQPISLDAKVGDRQDTELSELLEDGGISPEKYTVQQSLRQELQSTLDELTRQQREVINLRFGLEGGTELSLAKVGEILNLSRERVRQLEHQALSHFRRRHSSFRDYVAS
- a CDS encoding DUF445 domain-containing protein; the protein is MSLFQLWLYLTPPLAGAVVGYFTNDVAIKMLFRPYTAKYIGKYQLPFTPGLIPSNQERLATRISDTIMGSLLTPVELQKIAKRLLEVERVQAAITWLLQLSLEQIQADKEQKTVKLLANILKDLLGESFPRWLRVLARKPDFLEPQINQIFDRLILEFELTDGQAAQLADWLINVILPPEVLRVALIDFLTDRNIQVIDEGLREKSSGTYWVVANLFGVKNALNRFRTFCLDDREKANQIISQLIVALNIRNRVQELLRDLSLQNLPVSTVKELRKTISTNVRSYMQTKGVELIQGLTDSVDWDGIANVVIGRLRNSTILTSSLDVVSAELAIIIDRYLERDLEQIITQVIPILNIDQVIIDRVKATSPAELEAGIQGIVKSELQGIVNLGGVLGFLVGLMQTGFLWFQR